In a genomic window of Candidatus Hydrogenedentota bacterium:
- a CDS encoding sugar phosphate isomerase/epimerase family protein, whose translation MKRISIGTWAYSIGPYANNPIPWEEILMKLSELGFDGVELGGFGIHPNPNNHPTKKDRDRCKQQVADAGLEFSALAADLWSQHLLDTDDASPYVAEFRKNLDFCVDLGIPGIRVDAVQPPTIFEKVDPDTARKRAVTAWKQCAREAADKGVYLTWEFEPGFAFNKPSDIIRIVDEVNDDNFGVQFDTCHAHMVAAVGARQPGKKETLPGGAVELARKLRGKINHIHLIDSDGTLHGDETSTHAPFGEGVLDFATLLTELNTAGVPHNWWTIDLCFWPDAWAVTEKCKNAVDELNRKYG comes from the coding sequence ATGAAAAGAATCTCGATTGGCACCTGGGCATATTCAATAGGGCCCTACGCGAACAATCCCATACCCTGGGAAGAAATCCTGATGAAACTCAGCGAACTGGGATTCGACGGGGTCGAACTCGGCGGTTTCGGAATCCATCCGAACCCAAACAATCACCCCACCAAGAAAGACCGGGACAGGTGCAAACAGCAAGTGGCCGATGCAGGGCTCGAGTTCTCCGCCCTGGCCGCCGACCTCTGGTCTCAACACCTGCTCGATACGGATGACGCGTCGCCTTACGTCGCCGAGTTCCGCAAGAACCTCGATTTCTGTGTTGATCTGGGCATTCCGGGCATCCGCGTGGACGCGGTCCAACCGCCAACCATCTTCGAGAAGGTCGATCCCGATACCGCCCGCAAACGCGCTGTGACTGCCTGGAAACAGTGCGCCCGGGAAGCCGCGGATAAAGGCGTCTACCTCACGTGGGAATTTGAACCGGGGTTTGCGTTCAACAAGCCGTCCGACATCATCCGCATTGTGGACGAAGTGAACGACGACAACTTCGGCGTTCAGTTCGACACGTGCCACGCCCACATGGTTGCGGCCGTTGGCGCTCGGCAACCTGGCAAGAAGGAGACCTTGCCGGGCGGCGCGGTCGAGCTTGCCCGGAAACTGCGCGGCAAGATCAACCACATCCATCTGATCGACTCGGACGGTACCCTGCACGGCGACGAAACCAGCACCCACGCGCCGTTCGGCGAGGGAGTGCTTGATTTCGCCACCTTGCTGACCGAACTTAATACGGCAGGCGTTCCGCACAACTGGTGGACCATCGACCTCTGCTTCTGGCCGGACGCGTGGGCGGTCACCGAGAAATGCAAGAACGCAGTCGACGAGCTCAACCGCAAATACGGGTGA